Genomic window (Streptomyces sp. NBC_00078):
AGTGCCCCGGCGGCACCATCAAGACCGTCAAGGTGCCCGACGCCTGGGACCCGTCGCAGGCCAACGTCAAGGGCCTGTGCACCACCACCCGCGCCCGCGGCCACGCCTACCGCATGCAGGGAAACAGCGCCAACCAGGTCTACCAGGCCCAGGGCAAGGACCTTCTCATCTACACGGTCAACCAGGTCGGCTGGTACGAGTACATGACCGAGTGGCGCTTCCAGGACGACGGCACGATCAACATGAACGTCGGTGCCACCGGCAGCCTCTCCTACGAGGACTACGACGCGGGCGACGGCCGCGGCTGGCCCATCGGCAAGGGCGCCACCGCCTCCGCCACCAGCCACACCCACAACGTCTTCTGGCGGCTGGACTTCGGCCTCGACGGCTCCTCCAAGACGAAGGTCGAGCAGTACGACTCGAAGGTCACCCCGCCCGCCCGCGGCCAGGAGGCCCCGAGCGCCAAGACCAGCCGCACCAAGGTCACCAAGGAACTCGCCGGCGACTACAAGACCTACCGCTGGTGGCGGATGGTCAGCGCGACCGGCAAGAACAAGGACGGGCACGCCCGCTCGTACGAGATAGTCCCCGGCACCACCACCAAGTACCCGGGCCGCAGCTTCACCAAGCACGACCTGTACTTCACCGAGTACAACAAGTGCGAGCAGTTCGCCAGCAACAACACCGGCAACTGCCCCGCCGCCTCGGGCAAGTCCGTCGACAAGTGGGTGAACGGGCAGACCCTCACCCACCCGATCGTCTGGATGAACGTGGGCTTCCACCACATAGCGCGGGACGAGGACCAGCAGCCCATGCCGATCCACTGGCAGGGCTTCTCCATCGCCCCGAGGGACGTCACGGCTATGAATCCGCTCACTCCCGGCGCCCTCGCGTCCCAGAACGGCCACTGGGAGCCGCGTAGTTGAGAAACGACACTGTCCATCCGGCTGCACCGTCGACCGCTCCCGGAGTACCCTTCCTTGATCGTTGACACGGGGTAGTGCTCGGGGGAGCGGAAGGCGGTGCGCGGGTGGGGTCGGGAGGGCTGGAGTTGCCCCCTGGTGACGAGGGTCACGAGGGGGACTCCGCAGACGTCCCGCCCGGCACGGTGTCCCTGGCCAGGCCCATGGCGACGAGTTCCATCGGGCCGGAGCTGGACTGGGACACCGACGCCTGGCGCGAGGTGCGTACGCGCGCTCAGCGAGCCGGCCGGGCCTACATCTGGCTGAACCTCGTCGAACAGCGGCTGCGCGCGGTCGTGGCCGCCGTTCTGCGGCCCATCTACGAACCCGTCCACGGCGACGACTGGGTGGTCGCCGCGGCCGGGCCGGCCGGCCAGGAATGGGTGCAGCGCGCGGTTGCGGTACGTGAAGTCAGCCGCCGCAAGGGCTACTTGCTCGACCCGGCCGACGACAACGTCCTCAGCTTCCTCACCCTGCCGCAGCTGCGCGAGCTGATGGTGCAGCACTGGCCGTGCTTCGAGCCGTACATCGACGACCGCCGCGACGTCGAACTCGCCCTGGACGAGCTGGAGGTCACCCGCAACGTCGTCTCCCGCAACCGCGCCCTGTCCGAGGCGGTCCTGAACCAGGCCGAGCGGGCATCGGCGAAGCTGCTGGACATCCTCGGCGCGGCCGGAGACGTGCCGTCCGCCCGCCGGCTGCCCGTGGACGCGGTGGAGGACCTGGTCGGCGACCGGTACGCGGACGTGGTCGCCGTGCACCCCGACCGGGTGCGGCTGCTGCGCCAGTTCCCGGCCGAGGACATGTTCGGCGGCGCCCGCCGCCTCGACGCCGTCGGTATCGGCCTCAACCTGCTCGTGCAGAACTTCTCCGGGCGACGGCTGCTGCGTCTCGCCGAGGCCGGCTGCCGCGTCCGGCTCCTGTTCCTCAACCCGGCCTCCAGCGCCGTCAAGCGGCGAGAGCGGGAACTCGGCATGAAGCGCGGGGAGTTGAGCCGCGCCGTCGAGATGAACATCCTGCACATGCGCCGGGTGCGGTCCCGGCTGCGCGACCCGGGCGCCTTCGAGATCCAGGTCTACGACGAGACCCCGCGCTGCACGGCCTACCTCGTCGACGGCGACGGCTCGGACGGCATCGCCGTCGTGCAGTCGTATCTGCGGCGTTCGCGCGGCATGGAGGCGCCGGTGCTGGTGCTGCGCAACGGCAACCGGGTGGTCAAATCGGGCGACGTGGATGACAGCGGGCTCTTCCCGACCTATCGCGAGGAGTTCGAAACGACTTGGGTGGATTCGCGGCCCGTGTCCTGAACCGCCCGTGGCCGCAAGCGGAATGCGGTCCTCGGATTGTCAGTGGCACATGGGAAGGTGGAGACCACTGGGGGAAAGCACCACCAAGAAGGGGGGCCGCACATGGGCTGGCACCAGGAGCTGCTGATCGGCTTCGACCTGGAGACGACCGGGACCGATCCGCGCGAGGCGCGCATCGTCACGGGGGCCGTGATCGAGGTCAGGGGCGGGCAGCCCATAGGGCGCCGGGAGTGGCTGGCGGATCCGGGAGTGGAGATCCCGGCCGACGCGGTCGCGGTCCACGGGATCAGTAACGAGCGGGCGGCGGCGGACGGCCGCCCCGCCGACCAGGTGGCGGACGCCATCGCGGACGTCCTGGCCGGGTACTGGAAGACAGGCGTCCCAGTGGTCGCCTACAACGCCGCCTTCGACCTGAGCCTGCTCTCCGCCGAGCTGCGCAGGCACGGCCTCCCGTCCCTGCGCGACCGGCTGGGCGGCATCGACCCCGCCCCGGTCATCGACCCGTACACCATCGACCGCCGGGTCGACCGCTACCGCCGCGGCAAGCGCAACCTCGAAGCGGTCTGCACGGAGTACGGCGTACCGCTCGACGCCGCGCACGACGCCTCGGCCGATGCCCTCGCCGCGGCCTGTCTGGCCGGCGCGATAGCCGCCCGCCACCCCAAGATCGCAGCCCTCGGTCCGGCGGAACTGCACCGCCGCCAGATCGCGTGGTATGCCGAGTGGGCGGCGGACTTCCAGAGCTTCCTGCGCGGCAAGGGGGACGCGACGGCGGTCGTCGACGGCACCTGGCCCCTGCGGGAGCCGGCGGACGAGACGGTCTGAACCACCGGTTCGGGAGCGCCCCCAAGGGGCGCGGGGCTGCATCGCTATGCGGCTCCGCCGAGCGGGCGCGACCCGTCACACAGGCCCACAGTTGCCCGACAGCACCACGTGCCTGACCCATGGGCTGCCCATGGGTGCTCAGAACGGATACCAGCGCACGGACTCGTCCCCGTCCCGCAGTGACGCCACCCGGCGTTCGAACTCGACCAGGGCCTTGGGGTTCGTCGGTGCGTGCTGGGAGACCCAGGCGCAGCTGGCCGTCTCGCGGGCGCCGCGCAGCACCGAGCAGCCCTCCCACTCGCGCACGTCCCAGCCGTAGGACTCGGTGAAGGAGTCGTAGGCGTCGGCCGGCAGGCCGTAGCGGTCGCGGGAGAGGGCCATGACGACCAGGTCGTGCTCACGCAGGTCGGCGGAGAAGGTCTCCAGATCGACCAGGACCGGACCGTCCGGGCCGACGTGCACATTGCGGGGCAGTGCGTCCCCGTGGATGGGGCCGGGCGGAAGATGCGGGGTGAGCGCGGCGGCGGCCGACGCGAAGCCGTCCCGCCGGTCCCGCAGATACGCCGCGTCCGCGGGGTCGATCGCGTCGCCCGCGAGGCGCAGCCAGCGTTCCACACCGCCCAGAAGCTCACGGGGCGGCACATCGAAGGAGGGTGAGGGCAGAGCGTGGACCACCCGCAGCAGTTCGGCCAAATCCCGCGGTTCCGCGGCCCGTACGGCATCGGGCAGCCGTTGCCACACGGTCACCGGGTGCCCCTCGACCAGCAGCGGCTCCGGCGCGGCCGCCCGCACCGCCGGCACGCCCGCCTCGGCAAGCCACAGCGCGATGTCCAGTTCCCGGCGTGCCCTGCCGAGGAGTTCGGCGTCGCGGCCCACCTTGACCACCAGGTCACCGGCGGCGAACACCGCGTTCTCGCCCAGGGCGAGGAGCCGCGCGTCGCGTGCCGGGCCCGGCAGCACTCCCGCCGCGGCCAGCGCGTCCCGCGCCGTGGCCTCGTCCATCGTGGGCCTCCCGTTTCGTCGTACGCCTGCCGTGTCGTCGTACGGCTGCCGTGTCGTCCTACGCCCGTCGCGGACGGCGTCGGAATCTCGCCATCCGTCGGTCAGTCTCGCATCCGCACAGGTCCGGCCCTGTGTGCGGTGCCTTGACGGCGTACAGCGCCTTCACGACCATGACGGGGCCCATCCGAGCAGCGCAAAGGGGCTGAGTCCGTGACACTGGTGACCGCGCGGGGGCGGTCGGTGCGACGCGTCCCGAGCAGCGAACGACATCGGCGCGCCGACGGGCACGGCGCCTGGTTCCTCGTCCTGCCCGCCCTGATCCCCATCCTCGTACTGAGCGTCGGCCCCCTGCTCTACGGCATCCTGCTGGCCTTCACCGACTCCCAGTCCGGCCGGACCCGGCCCACGCAGTGGATCGGCGGCCTCAACTTCCAGGACCTGCTGCACGACACGCTGTTCTGGGAGTCGTTCCGGATCGGGCTGGTGTGGGCGGTCGGTGTGACCGTCCCGCAGTTCCTGCTGGCACTGGGTCTCGCGCTGCTGCTCAACGAGGACCTGCGGCTGAGATGGCTGGCCCGCGCCCTCGCGATCGTCCCGTGGGCGATGCCCGAGGTCGTCGTGGGCATCATGTGGCGGCTGGTCTACAACCCGGACGCGGGCGTTCTCAACGAAACCCTGCACGACCTCGGCCTCGGCGACGGCCGCGACTGGCTCAGCGGTCTCGGGACCGCCCTGCCCGCGGTGATCGTCGTCGGCGTCTGGGCGGGCATGCCGCAGACCACGGTCGCGCTGCTCGCCGGACTGCAGAACACCCCGCGCGAACTCCACGAGGCGGCCGCCGTCGACGGGGCGGGTGCCTGGCGCCGCTTCCGCACGGTCACCTGGCCCGCCCTCAGGCCGGTCGCCCTCGCCATCACCGCGCTCAACCTCATCTGGAACTTCAACTCCTTCGCCCTGGTCTATGTACTGACCAGCGGTGGCCCCGGCGGCCGCACCCGCCTGCCCATGCTGTTCGCCTACGAAGAGGCCTTCCGCTACGGGCAGTTCGGGTACGCGGCGGCGATGGGATGTGTGATGGTCGCGGTGATCTCGGTGCTGCTCGCCCTCTTCCTCGTGGGCCGGCTCAGGGGAGGTGACGAGGCATGAGGGCCCGGACCGGCATCAGGGCCGGCCAGTACGCGGCCCTCCTCGCGTATCTCGTCTTCCTGGCCTTCCCCCTCCTCTGGCTGCTCTCCACCGCCTTCAAGTCGCCCCGGGAACTGGGCGGTCTGCACCCCACCTGGATCCCCCGCCACCCCACCCTCGACAACTTCCGGCAGGCCTTCGACGAGCAGCCCCTGCTGCACGCCGCGCTCAACTCCCTGCTCGCCGCGGTCGGGGCGGCGGTCGTCGCGGTGGCGATCGCGACCCCGCTCGCCTATGTCATGGCCCGCAGGCGCTCCGCGCTCACCCGGGCCGCCACCGGCTGGGTGATGGTCAGCCAGGCATTCCCGCTGGTCCTGGTGATCATCCCGCTGTTCCTGGTGCTGAAGAACCTGCGGCTGATCAACTCGCTGGCGGGGCTGACGCTGGTGTACGTCGTGTGGGCGCTGCCCTTCGCGCTGTGGATGCTGGCCGGATACGTCCGCGCCGTGCCCACCGAAGTCGAGGAGGCGGCAGCCGTCGACGGGGCCGGGCGGCTGCGGACACTGGTGTCGGTGGTGGCGCCGCTGCTCGCGCCGGGGATCGCGGCGACGGGACTGTTCGCCTTCGTCACCGCGTGGAACGAGTTCTTCTTCGCGCTCGTGCTGCTGAAGACCCCCGGGAAACAGACACTTCCGGTAGTGCTCACCCACTTCATCGGCGCGGAGGGCGTCGCCGACCTCGGCCCGCTCGCGGCGGCCGCGTTCCTCGCGACGCTGCCCTCTCTCGTCGTGTTCGCCCTCATCCAGCGGCGGATCACCGGCGGCATGCTCACCGGGGCGGTGAAGAACTGATGCGCGGCAGGATGACCGGCCTCCTCGCCCTCGTGCTGGTCCTGTTGGCGGGATGCACGAGCGGCGGCAGCGACACCGCGGGCGGCCGTATCACCCTCCGCTTCCAGTCACTGGCCTGGCAGCAGCAGTCGGTCGAGGCCAACAAGGAGCTGGTGAAGGAGTGGAACGCGAGCCATCCGGACGTCAGGGTCGAGTATGTCCAGGGGAGTTGGGACAGCGTCCACGACCAGCTCCTCACCTCCTTCGAGGGCGGTGAGGCACCCGACATCATCCACGACGCCTCCGACGACCTCGCGGACTTCGCCTACGGCGATTACCTCGCCGACCTGCGAGGAGTGCTGTCCGCCCGCCTCAAGGCCGACATTCCGCAACGGAGTTGGCAGACCGCGACCTTCGGGGGCGGCGTCTACGGCGTGCCCTTCCTGCAGGAGCCGCGGGTGATCGTCGCCAACGGGAAATGGCTGAAGGAGTCCGGCGTGCGGATCCCCACCCCCGAACGCCCTTGGAGCTGGGCGGAGTTCAGGAGCGTCACCCGCCGGCTCAGCGGCAGGGGGAAGTACGGCGTGGCCTGGCCGCTGAAGGAGCCCGTGTCCGCCACGCTCAACCTCTCGCTGTCGGCAGGCGGCGAGCTGTTCCACCGGGACGCCGACGGCAAGGTGACGATCCGCTTCGGCGCGGCCGACCAGGTGGTGCCCCGCACGATCCACGACCAGGCGGACACCGATCACAGCGCCTCGCCCACCACCTTGGGCAGCGGCGGCTCGGACACCCTGCCCGGCTTCTTCGGCGGCAGGTATGCGATGGTCCCGCTCGGCTTCTCCTACCGCCAGCAGATCGTGCAGCAGGCACCCAAGGGCTTCGACTGGCAGGTGCTGCCCGCCCCGGCGGGCGCCGACGGGCTCACCCAGGGCGTCAGCCCGCAGACCCTGTCCATCGCCGAGGACAGCCCGCACAAGAAGGAGGCCGCCGAGTTCGTCGACTTCCTGCTGCGGCCGAAGAACATGGTGCGCCTCGCGCTGGGCGACTGGATGCTGCCGACCGGCACCCAGGCCCTCAAGGACCCGGCCCTGCACACGGCCGAGGACGGCTGGGCCACCGGTACCGCCCTCGCCGGCCACCTCCGCTCGGCACCCGCGCAGTCCGTGCGCGGCTACCCCGAGTGGAAGGACAAGGTGGCGACCCCTGCCTTCCAGGAGTACTACAGCGGGGCCATCGGCCTCGGCGAACTGCGCGGACGCCTCGTGAAGGACGGCAACCTGGTGCTGGCGCGGTACCAGCGGTGAACCGCCCACTCCGCCTCACCGCCGCCCAGGCCGCCACACCGGAAGATCCCGGCCCCGCTCACCGTCCGCAGCCGTCCGCAGCCGTCACCGCCGTCACCGCCGTCACCGCCGTCCGCAGCCGTCACCGCCGTCACCGCCGTGAGCGGCGGCCGGCGGGCCGGGCCGGTCGACCGCACGCGGTGGCGGCCCCTGCCCCGCGTCGGTGCCGGGATCGTACGCGTCCAACAGCGCCGCACCCCGCTGCCGACGGGCGGCGCCGACGAAAGCCGGCTGCACCTCGTCGAGTTCGGCTTCTCGCGTGTCGGAGGCTCGCCGCACGTCTGGCTCCGGCGGGCCGAGCGGTGGCCGGCGCTGCACGTGGGGCCGGCCGGACGAGCCGTCGGAGCGAGCGGAATACACGTTGCACGAGACGGTTCGTCTCGCCTACTGTCGATCACATGAAGAGCCGAGCCCCCATGACCCGCCCCGCCCACATCGCGATGTTCTCGGTGGCCGCCCACGGCCATGTGAACCCCAGTCTGGAGGTGGTCCGCGAGCTCGTCGCCCGCGGGTACCGGGTCACGTACGCGATCCCCCCGGTCTTCGCGGAGAAGGTCGCCGAGACCGGTGCCGAGCCGAAGCTCTGGAACTCCACCCTGCCGGGGCCGGGCGCCGACCCGGCGGCCTGGGGCAGTGAGCTGCTGGACCACGTCGAGCTCTTCCTCGGCGACGCGATCCAGGCCCTGCCCCAGCTGAGCCGGGCGTACGAGGGCGACGTACCCGACCTCGTCCTGCATGACATCACGGCGTACCCCGGCCGTGTCCTCGCCCACCGCTGGGGCGTGCCCGCGATCTCGCTGTCGCCGAACCTCGTCGCCTGGGAGGGATACGAGGAGGAGGTGGCCGAGCCCATGTGGGCCGGGCCGAAGAGCACC
Coding sequences:
- a CDS encoding copper amine oxidase; amino-acid sequence: MRVIRMSRARIRTAIGLSVAALAAGAVTGAGPAAAQPKAAAAPAADCSAAYRIEQKLSTGTTWRMCWRYDSKAGLVLDNVSYQPKGETTPIKVLNSARLAQIDVPYDDGSVEYDDLTGFGFAQGLMNLAPGECPGGTIKTVKVPDAWDPSQANVKGLCTTTRARGHAYRMQGNSANQVYQAQGKDLLIYTVNQVGWYEYMTEWRFQDDGTINMNVGATGSLSYEDYDAGDGRGWPIGKGATASATSHTHNVFWRLDFGLDGSSKTKVEQYDSKVTPPARGQEAPSAKTSRTKVTKELAGDYKTYRWWRMVSATGKNKDGHARSYEIVPGTTTKYPGRSFTKHDLYFTEYNKCEQFASNNTGNCPAASGKSVDKWVNGQTLTHPIVWMNVGFHHIARDEDQQPMPIHWQGFSIAPRDVTAMNPLTPGALASQNGHWEPRS
- a CDS encoding SAV2148 family HEPN domain-containing protein, with amino-acid sequence MLGGAEGGARVGSGGLELPPGDEGHEGDSADVPPGTVSLARPMATSSIGPELDWDTDAWREVRTRAQRAGRAYIWLNLVEQRLRAVVAAVLRPIYEPVHGDDWVVAAAGPAGQEWVQRAVAVREVSRRKGYLLDPADDNVLSFLTLPQLRELMVQHWPCFEPYIDDRRDVELALDELEVTRNVVSRNRALSEAVLNQAERASAKLLDILGAAGDVPSARRLPVDAVEDLVGDRYADVVAVHPDRVRLLRQFPAEDMFGGARRLDAVGIGLNLLVQNFSGRRLLRLAEAGCRVRLLFLNPASSAVKRRERELGMKRGELSRAVEMNILHMRRVRSRLRDPGAFEIQVYDETPRCTAYLVDGDGSDGIAVVQSYLRRSRGMEAPVLVLRNGNRVVKSGDVDDSGLFPTYREEFETTWVDSRPVS
- a CDS encoding 3'-5' exonuclease, with the protein product MGWHQELLIGFDLETTGTDPREARIVTGAVIEVRGGQPIGRREWLADPGVEIPADAVAVHGISNERAAADGRPADQVADAIADVLAGYWKTGVPVVAYNAAFDLSLLSAELRRHGLPSLRDRLGGIDPAPVIDPYTIDRRVDRYRRGKRNLEAVCTEYGVPLDAAHDASADALAAACLAGAIAARHPKIAALGPAELHRRQIAWYAEWAADFQSFLRGKGDATAVVDGTWPLREPADETV
- a CDS encoding phosphotransferase enzyme family protein, which gives rise to MDEATARDALAAAGVLPGPARDARLLALGENAVFAAGDLVVKVGRDAELLGRARRELDIALWLAEAGVPAVRAAAPEPLLVEGHPVTVWQRLPDAVRAAEPRDLAELLRVVHALPSPSFDVPPRELLGGVERWLRLAGDAIDPADAAYLRDRRDGFASAAAALTPHLPPGPIHGDALPRNVHVGPDGPVLVDLETFSADLREHDLVVMALSRDRYGLPADAYDSFTESYGWDVREWEGCSVLRGARETASCAWVSQHAPTNPKALVEFERRVASLRDGDESVRWYPF
- a CDS encoding carbohydrate ABC transporter permease; protein product: MTLVTARGRSVRRVPSSERHRRADGHGAWFLVLPALIPILVLSVGPLLYGILLAFTDSQSGRTRPTQWIGGLNFQDLLHDTLFWESFRIGLVWAVGVTVPQFLLALGLALLLNEDLRLRWLARALAIVPWAMPEVVVGIMWRLVYNPDAGVLNETLHDLGLGDGRDWLSGLGTALPAVIVVGVWAGMPQTTVALLAGLQNTPRELHEAAAVDGAGAWRRFRTVTWPALRPVALAITALNLIWNFNSFALVYVLTSGGPGGRTRLPMLFAYEEAFRYGQFGYAAAMGCVMVAVISVLLALFLVGRLRGGDEA
- a CDS encoding carbohydrate ABC transporter permease, with translation MRARTGIRAGQYAALLAYLVFLAFPLLWLLSTAFKSPRELGGLHPTWIPRHPTLDNFRQAFDEQPLLHAALNSLLAAVGAAVVAVAIATPLAYVMARRRSALTRAATGWVMVSQAFPLVLVIIPLFLVLKNLRLINSLAGLTLVYVVWALPFALWMLAGYVRAVPTEVEEAAAVDGAGRLRTLVSVVAPLLAPGIAATGLFAFVTAWNEFFFALVLLKTPGKQTLPVVLTHFIGAEGVADLGPLAAAAFLATLPSLVVFALIQRRITGGMLTGAVKN
- a CDS encoding ABC transporter substrate-binding protein, whose amino-acid sequence is MRGRMTGLLALVLVLLAGCTSGGSDTAGGRITLRFQSLAWQQQSVEANKELVKEWNASHPDVRVEYVQGSWDSVHDQLLTSFEGGEAPDIIHDASDDLADFAYGDYLADLRGVLSARLKADIPQRSWQTATFGGGVYGVPFLQEPRVIVANGKWLKESGVRIPTPERPWSWAEFRSVTRRLSGRGKYGVAWPLKEPVSATLNLSLSAGGELFHRDADGKVTIRFGAADQVVPRTIHDQADTDHSASPTTLGSGGSDTLPGFFGGRYAMVPLGFSYRQQIVQQAPKGFDWQVLPAPAGADGLTQGVSPQTLSIAEDSPHKKEAAEFVDFLLRPKNMVRLALGDWMLPTGTQALKDPALHTAEDGWATGTALAGHLRSAPAQSVRGYPEWKDKVATPAFQEYYSGAIGLGELRGRLVKDGNLVLARYQR